The segment aaattacaccAGCGTTCCCATATAGGTTACACTTGCCAGATTTGCAATAAAGTCTTTGATAAATATGAAGCCCTACGCTATCATAGTGAAAGCCATATAGAATCGAGAAATTTCATTTGTGACTATGAAAAGTGTGGTAAGGCATTTCCTAACAATCGTCGACTAAGTGCTCATAAACGTTGCCATTTTGCTGTGGCACCGTTTGTTTGTGAGATTTGTGGTTCACGCCAGCGTAGTAAAGAGTTTTTAATCGTTCATATACGCACGCATACAGGGGAAAAGCCCTATGCTTGCAGTCAATGCGATCGTCGTTTTGCCTCCAAACATTTTCTACAAGATCATCAAGCTGTACATGCTACAGAACGTACTCATGTGTGTACGGTTTGTGGTAAGGCTTTTGCCAGCAGTAAATCTCTCTATCATCATCGTGATCTGCATTTGGGCATAAAGAAATATGTGTGTAAAATATGCAATAGTGCATACACACAGTCGGCTGGACTGTCGGCCCATATGCGTAAACATAAACAGGATAGCGGTCTATTAGATGTTGAGCAAACAACATCTAACAATTGATAATAGAAATATTAGaaagaaaataacattttatactataatggtttatttaaattacatttattaaataattaagttaacattttacaataaactACAGaatttatgctttaaaatatattagagtACAATTACGAGCATATTATGTTTGGCtataactattttcaattaGAATGAGTTAGATACTTCGcaacaaaaacatttctttggcgatttttttttttttaaagaatctgTTTCTAAGGAACTTTACCATAAATAACTGTTCCAAAGAAacgttttcttaagaaaactgttGCCAAAGGTAATTTTTTCTAACGAAAACTCTTTCTCAACAGCAAATGAACAACATTCTCTACTCCATGTTATGTTTAAAACCCAACTTAAGCCCAAACACGTATAGTATAATCCCAGCTGCCGGTGGATAAAGCTGTGCCATCTGGTGACACCTGAACACAAGATACCTTATTCTCATGTCcgtataacaaacaaatacgTTCCGATTTTAATGTATCCCATAAGTTAACAGTGTAATCATTATAACCAGCAAACAATAAACGGCCACTGACCGAGAAATCCACAGAATTTACACCAAAAATAATGCTTTCCTTAGAGAAAACAGCCACTTCACGATCGGCACGCATATCGAATAGACGGCAACTGCTGTCATCGGAACCGGTAGCAATGGCATCACCACTAGGATGAAATTTAACACTATTCACATCCGATTGATGACCCTCAAACGATTGCACAACTTGACCCGAACGCATATCCCATATGAAAGCCATACGATCACAACTGCCCGATACGAAAGTATTGCCTGTCTCATTAGGAGCCAAATCAATGGCCATTACATCACCTGAATGACCATGGAAACTCTGCAATAACTGGCCAGATTCTACATCCCACAAAGCACAAGTTGAATCACCACTACCCGTTAAAATCTGCTGATCCGAATTGGGATAAATGCAACAGGACATGTAGGAGGTATGCGTACCCACCGTACGTTTTTTGGCAGCCATCTCCTCATCGCTGGTAATGGGATAAACAGTGACCTTGTTGTCCAAACCACCGCAGGCTACATAATTACCCGAGGGGGCATAAGCACAGGCCATTATCCAGGTAGTAGGCATGGTAACAGCATGCTCTTTATTTGTGGTAAAAGCATCCCATATAATTAATCTGCCATCTTGTGAAGAAGAGATTATGTGACGTTTGTCTGGACTCCAATCGGTGCATAAAACTTTCGCCTGATGACCCTTGAGCACCTTACGTGGTTTGATATTAACATACGAAATGGGTTCCAAACGTTCTGCTATAGAGGAAAGACTAACATCATTCAACTTTTGGCGTTCTTCTTCCAGTTTTAGCTTTAAATTTTCCGCTTCCTTCATCAAAGAGGCCATTTTATCACTGGCGTTTGTATTTAATTGTATATCGGTCATAGTTTTCCTTtgctttaaatagtttttaatactttaaagtttattgttgaaaatttttctttataataatcaATATTTTCCCAGAAAAAACACTGGAGGAAGTCACATCAAGTTGTAgtatactaaaaaaaacaacaattttttgtcTACCTATTGCAAAAAAGTACTGCCTTTTTATTGCTTCAAAAACTTGGTAGCACTTTTTGGGAATAACGTTATAAATTAACcgttgttttgtttgtaaacaacttttgtagttgttttatataaaaacatttctttaaaaaaacaataatttttatttacaaaaattcatttattttgttcaaCAAATTCATCACAATtgctttttttctcatttaattaACTTAAGCATTTTTATTACACTCCAAATCGGTTAGTGTTTGTACCAGTTCATAttcatcaaaattttgttctatagCTAATACTCCCTCTTCAATTATAAATTCTCCTAGACTATCATTAGTATTTTCTGTTTTATCCTCTAACTTATATTCTTGCCTTTCTATAACCACCTCAATTGTAGATTCATTTTCATCTTTAAATTGATGAATCTTGCGTTGATGCGTATCTAAAGCAGCTTCCGATGCAAAACCCATAACACAGCTGTCACAACGATATTTACGCTTATTTTCATGTAATTTCATATGACTGTTTAGATTCTTTTGGCATTTAAAGTTTAATGTACATTCGCAGCATTTAAAGTTACGTTCCTCCGAATGAACCAATTGATGTTCGCGTAATTGATAAAAATTCGGAAAGCTTTTATCACAATGATCACATTTAAAGGCATGTGGTAGACTACTATGATGTTTTTTAATGTGTTGTGTCAGCGAGCCATTGCTAACAAAGCCCATGCCACAATCATTACACATATAGGGACGTTCACCCTTGTGGCGATATTCATGTAAACGCAATTCAACTTTGGTGTAAAACTTTTTGGGACAACTGGAGCAGGGGAAATTCTTTTGATTGGAGTGTCTCAGCAGATGGCCGCGTAAATTGTATTTCTCTTTAAAAGCAAAACCACAAATGCCACAAACATATTTACGTTCCTCTAAGGGATTAAATTGATAACGTgtcaaagaatttaatttagtt is part of the Lucilia cuprina isolate Lc7/37 chromosome 3, ASM2204524v1, whole genome shotgun sequence genome and harbors:
- the LOC111674935 gene encoding guanine nucleotide-binding protein subunit beta-5, producing MTDIQLNTNASDKMASLMKEAENLKLKLEEERQKLNDVSLSSIAERLEPISYVNIKPRKVLKGHQAKVLCTDWSPDKRHIISSSQDGRLIIWDAFTTNKEHAVTMPTTWIMACAYAPSGNYVACGGLDNKVTVYPITSDEEMAAKKRTVGTHTSYMSCCIYPNSDQQILTGSGDSTCALWDVESGQLLQSFHGHSGDVMAIDLAPNETGNTFVSGSCDRMAFIWDMRSGQVVQSFEGHQSDVNSVKFHPSGDAIATGSDDSSCRLFDMRADREVAVFSKESIIFGVNSVDFSVSGRLLFAGYNDYTVNLWDTLKSERICLLYGHENKVSCVQVSPDGTALSTGSWDYTIRVWA